One segment of Carya illinoinensis cultivar Pawnee chromosome 13, C.illinoinensisPawnee_v1, whole genome shotgun sequence DNA contains the following:
- the LOC122291059 gene encoding uncharacterized protein LOC122291059: protein MDKSWMQITDRFGSREYAKGVKEFLTLAQTYATSEEIRCPCVRCSNNYFLPITQVERHLFIKGIDKNYTTWIFHGEQEDLIISDDDDNVHDPDEEDDFIDDVDVMLRDIRAGGFPDVPISDSFHAMGSTSVDTFSDRTFDQLLADSRRPLYEGCTKYSKLSFTVKLLHIKTLGGWSVKSFDMLLHLLKSAFPNALLPNSYQESCNLEKGLGFTYTKIHVCLNDCILYWWENVDKDECPKCKLSRWKFSNTKKRRIPQKVLRHFPLKPRLQRLFMSQKTSVDMQWHKDQRVIQQDMLSHPADSEV, encoded by the coding sequence ATGGACAAGAGTTGGATGCAAATCACTGATAGATTTGGATCTAGGGAATATGCTAAAGGAGTGAAGGAGTTCCTTACCTTGGCCCAAACTTATGCTACAAGTGAGGAAATTCGTTGCCCATGTGTCAGATGTTCAAATAATTACTTCCTACCAATAACCCAGGTAGAGAGACACTTGTTTattaaaggtattgacaagaatTACACGACATGGATTTTTCATGGTGAACAAGAAGATTTAATcataagtgatgatgatgataatgtacaTGATCCTGATGAAGAGGATGACTTCATTGATGACGTTGATGTTATGTTACGAGATATTCGGGCTGGGGGATTTCCTGATGTTCCCATAAGCGATTCATTCCATGCTATGGGTTCCACATCGGTCGATACCTTTTCTGATCGGACTTTTGACCAGCTGTTGGCTGATTCCCGGCGTCCTCTTTATGAAGGTTGTACAAAGTATTCTAAACTATCATTCACTGTCAAGTTGCTGcacattaaaacacttggtggTTGGAGTGTAAAGTCTTTCGACATGCTTTTACACTTGTTGAAGTCAGCTTTTCCCAATGCCCTTTTGCCAAATTCATATCAAGAATCATGTAACTTGGAAAAAGGGCTGGGCTTTACTTACACCAAGATACATGTTTGTCTGAATGACTGCATACTTTATTGGTGGGAAAATGTGGATAAAGATGAGTGCCCGAAATGTAAACTTTCAAGGTGGAAATTCAGCAACACTAAGAAGAGGCGAATTCCTCAAAAGGTTTTAAGACATTTTCCGTTGAAGCCAAGGTTGCAGAGATTGTTTATGTCACAAAAAACATCAGTTGATATGCAGTGGCACAAGGATCAGCGTGTCATTCAGCAAGATATGCTAAGtcatcctgctgactctgagGTGTAG